In Candida dubliniensis CD36 chromosome 6, complete sequence, the following are encoded in one genomic region:
- a CDS encoding NEDD8-activating enzyme E1 catalytic subunit, putative (Similar to S. cerevisiae UBA3;~In S. cerevisiae: protein that acts together with Ula1p to activate Rub1p before its conjugation to proteins (neddylation), which may play a role in protein degradation), producing the protein MVFDNVRDISSIEPLISNIGPYNEFPEEYNSDDSFKALQESKILIIGAGGLGCEILKNLAMVGFKNLYIIDMDTIELSNLNRQFLFRMKDIGKSKAEIAAQFVRDRIDDPSLKIESYFTKIQNKPIEFYQQFNLVISGLDSIEARRWINATLISLVQQGYMIPLIDGGTEGFRGQSRVIIPTVTSCFECSLDLLSPKVTYPVCTIANTPRLPEHCIEWATQIEWNNKFAGKKLDGDNPEHIEWVYQTALERANEFNIDGVTKHLTLGVVKNVIPAIASTNAIIAASCCNEAFKLITDSNPILHNYMMYTGDDSIHTYTFEHSKKLHCICSS; encoded by the coding sequence ATGGTTTTTGACAACGTTAGAGATATATCATCAATAGAGCCCTTAATATCCAATATTGGTCCATATAATGAATTTCCTGAAGAATATAACCTGGATGATTCATTTAAAGCACTTCAGGAAAgtaaaatattaattattggAGCAGGAGGATTAGGATGtgaaatattgaaaaatttagcCATGGTGGGATTCAAGAATTTATACATTATAGACATGGATACTATAGAATTATCTAATTTAAATCGACAATTTTTATTCCGTATGAAAGATATTGGGAAAAGTAAAGCAGAAATAGCTGCTCAATTTGTTAGAGATCGAATTGATGATCCGTCTTTGAAAATCGAAAGTTATTTCaccaaaattcaaaataaaccaattgaattctatcaacaatttaatCTTGTTATAAGTGGATTGGATTCAATTGAAGCCAGAAGATGGATCAACGCGACATTGATCTCTTTGGTTCAACAAGGGTATATGATCCCATTGATTGATGGTGGTACAGAAGGATTCCGAGGTCAATCAAGAGTTATTATTCCTACTGTCACTTCATGTTTTGAATGTTCATTAGATTTACTATCTCCAAAAGTAACCTATCCAGTATGTACGATTGCAAATACACCAAGATTGCCAGAGCATTGTATTGAATGGGCAACTCAAATAGAATGGAACAACAAATTTGCTGGGAAAAAATTGGATGGAGATAATCCCGAACACATTGAATGGGTATATCAAACTGCATTGGAAAGAGcaaatgaatttaatattgatgGAGTCACCAAACATTTAACTTTAGGGGTAGTGAAAAATGTTATTCCTGCAATAGCGTCGACCAATGCTATAATTGCAGCAAGCTGTTGTAATGAAGcatttaaattgattactGATTCCAATCCAATATTGCATAATTATATGATGTATACGGGGGATGATTCTATTCATACTTATACTTTTGAACATTCTAAGAAATTGCATTGTATTTGCAGCTCATAG
- a CDS encoding mitochondrial ribosomal protein, small subunit, putative (Similar to S. cerevisiae PET123;~In S. cerevisiae: mitochondrial ribosomal protein of the small subunit; PET123 exhibits genetic interactions with PET122, which encodes a COX3 mRNA-specific translational activator), with product MGRNVLKYGGKSGILPKVRPIFRKPIRPPTEYEQAKEDSIETGYAEGIPLPKINGKEVSRKQPPKKYVTVEQRINQIKFPELTLKQMNELPAEERDAYKRQYYRAQFLKEAYLQEEKRLNRIDELKEKVHQQNLERQARLQQEEKLEHQNKTIEGLPTMQALLDKGMMRRRTKEEIELLKEQRNLNRKLKELQDKENQAQKVLELYHAAANFITTEEQLEEAIHRAFEVDVGVFEGNHTTIEAKLENRSLGYLTAEANEQKIKDAVLGEIDGKPGLQQVKELLSGEREKVKRQAQLNLKNN from the coding sequence ATGGGCAGAAATGTGTTAAAATATGGAGGTAAATCAGGGATATTACCAAAAGTAAGACCAATTTTCAGAAAACCAATTCGTCCACCCACCGAATATGAACAAGCAAAAGAAGACAGTATAGAAACTGGGTATGCCGAGGGTATTCCTTTACCGAAGATTAACGGGAAAGAAGTTTCTCGTAAACAACCACCAAAGAAATATGTCACTGTTGAACAAagaataaatcaaattaagTTTCCAGAATTGACATTAAAACAAATGAACGAATTACCTGCAGAAGAAAGGGATGCTTATAAAAGACAATATTATCGTGCACAATTCTTAAAAGAAGCTTATTTACAAGAAGAGAAAAGATTAAATagaattgatgaattgaaagaaaaagtacatcaacaaaatttgGAACGTCAAGCACGTTTGCAACAAGAGGAAAAATTGGAAcatcaaaataaaaccaTCGAGGGATTACCTACGATGCAAGCATTATTAGATAAAGGTATGATGAGAAGACGAACTAAAGAGGAAATTGAGTTATTGAAAGAACAAAGAAATTTGAATAGAAAGCTTAAGGAGTTGCAAGACAAAGAAAACCAAGCACAAAAGGTATTGGAATTATACCATGCTGCTGCTAATTTCATCACTACTGAAGAACAGTTGGAAGAGGCCATTCATAGAGCATTTGAAGTGGATGTTGGTGTATTTGAAGGAAACCACACCACAATTGAAGCCAAGTTGGAAAATAGACTGTTGGGCTATTTGACTGCTGAAGCTAACGAACAAAAGATTAAAGATGCAGTATTGGGTGAAATTGATGGTAAACCAGGATTACAACAAgttaaagaattattgaGTGGGGAAAGAGAGAAGGTCAAAAGACAAGCTCAATTGAATCTTAAAAACAACTAA
- the RAD52 gene encoding DNA repair and recombination protein, putative (In C. albicans: required for wild-type repair of UV-or MMS-damaged DNA, for homologous DNA recombination, and for wild-type telomere length; constitutively expressed, MMS-induced; weakly complements S. cerevisiae rad52 mutant; DNA binding region conserved;~In S. cerevisiae: protein that stimulates strand exchange by facilitating Rad51p binding to single-stranded DNA; anneals complementary single-stranded DNA; involved in the repair of double-strand breaks in DNA during vegetative growth and meiosis): MNSRPAPAPPQPQPQPQPQSKQPQSNQQTLPFRPGESRPSYFNPAIEQHANPTKSSDFVPKEYTEQEYKEIETKLSKSLGPEYVSYREGPSGHRIPYIEGWKALNLANEIFGFNGWNSQIMSCQVDFLDTHGNVGKFSLGVSMVVRLTLKDGTFREDVGYGFVNNCKSKATAFEKCKKEALTDGVKRCLRCFGNLLGNCLYDNTLTAQMKKLKEFPVEFDPDNYYRDPLLVERERKKKIIENKLEEQKRQQVDVLRSENPGQQQNDQTVVSKGLTTANGPQNYQNNGSDIANLGTNQGNTSTGQIPPLSHHAAAFVTPKSPSKVVSYVPTSKEVEELDDSFMFSDDILDGESQSAYHPPEIRDQGLKQQEKEVAIANNEKSERQLQNESVRVNQNPPVVVNAFVNAKSAEVLQQSPSVEAATKSIVQFDPKFVSPNMRRTVDPTKSAPIKRSEVRNGAPTTPSPLGVNISSNRINKPMIASNNNNNINNMGKRIGMPPQLRSNKRGNLGKSPSPGVPHAVSTSVNGTNGVANVGHSSTTATTTVDQ, translated from the coding sequence ATGAACTCTAGACCTGCACCTGCACCTCcgcaaccacaaccacagCCACAACCACAATCAAAACAACCTCAATCTAATCAACAGACACTTCCTTTTAGACCAGGGGAGTCGCGACCTAGTTATTTTAATCCGGCAATTGAACAACATGCAAATCCAACCAAACTGTCTGATTTTGTTCCTAAAGAGTACACGGAACAAGAATATAAGGAAATTGAAACGAAATTAAGTAAATCATTGGGTCCTGAGTATGTTAGTTATCGTGAAGGACCAAGTGGACATAGAATTCCATACATTGAAGGTTGGAAAGCACTCAATTTGGctaatgaaatatttggGTTTAATGGGTGGAATTCACAAATTATGTCATGTCAAGTTGATTTTTTAGATACACATGGTAATGTTGGTAAATTTTCGCTAGGGGTATCTATGGTTGTCCGTCTCACACTCAAGGATGGAACTTTTCGTGAAGATGTAGGTTATGGATTTGTCAACAATTGTAAAAGCAAAGCTACagcatttgaaaaatgcAAGAAAGAAGCACTCACAGATGGAGTGAAACGTTGTCTTAGATGTTTTGGTAATCTTTTGGGTAATTGTTTATACGACAACACCTTGACTGCTCAaatgaagaagttgaaggAATTTCCGGTCGAATTTGATCCAGATAATTATTATCGCGATCCATTATTGGTTGAAAGagaaaggaagaagaaaataatcGAAAATAAACTTGAAGAGCAAAAGAGGCAACAGGTAGACGTGTTACGGCTGGAAAATCCAggacaacaacaaaatgaCCAAACCGTAGTTTCTAAAGGATTAACTACAGCTAATGGGCCACAGAACTACCAGAACAATGGATCTGATATTGCCAATTTAGGAACAAATCAAGGTAATACGAGTACAGGGCAAATTCCGCCCCTTTCTCATCACGCTGCAGCTTTTGTTACCCCAAAACTGCCAAGCAAAGTTGTCAGCTATGTTCCTACGAGTAAAGAAGTTGAGGAATTGGATGATTCATTTATGTTTAGTGATGATATTTTAGATGGAGAATCACAAAGTGCTTACCATCCACCGGAAATTCGGGATCAGGGActaaaacaacaagagaAGGAAGTAGCTATAgcaaataatgaaaaatctGAACGACAACTCCAAAACGAGTCTGTTCGAGTTAACCAAAATCCCCCTGTGGTTGTGAATGCTTTTGTAAATGCAAAGTCAGCTGAGGTATTACAACAATCGCCAAGTGTTGAAGCAGCGACCAAAAGCATTGTCCAATTTGATCCCAAATTTGTCTCTCCCAATATGAGAAGAACTGTTGATCCCACAAAATCTGCACCAATTAAACGAAGTGAAGTCAGAAACGGTGCCCCTACGACACCGTCGCCATTAGGTGTAAACATTTCCAGTAATAGAATTAATAAACCCATGATAgcatcaaataataataataatatcaacaatatgGGTAAGAGAATTGGAATGCCTCCTCAACTAAGGTCAAATAAACGAGGTAATCTAGGTAAAAGTCCTTCTCCAGGTGTACCGCATGCTGTTTCCACTTCTGTTAATGGTACAAATGGTGTTGCAAATGTTGGACATAGTTCTACAACAGCAACCACAACTGTTGACCAATAA
- a CDS encoding small nuclear ribonucleoprotein E (snRNP-E), putative (Similar to S. cerevisiae SME1): MSSKQTKQTNLPPINLIFKFLQQQSVVTIWLYEQTQSRIQGKIRGFDEFMNIVIDDAVELSNGKKSELGRILLKGDNITLISSLDV, translated from the coding sequence ATGTCATCAAAACAAACTAAACAAACTAATCTACCACCCATCAATCTTATATTTAAGtttttacaacaacaatcagTGGTTACTATATGGTTATATGAACAAACACAATCTAGGATTCAAGGCAAAATCAGAGGATTTGATGAGTTTATGAACATTGTTATTGACGATGCAGTGGAATTATCAAATGGGAAAAAGTCCGAACTTGGTCGAATACTATTGAAGGGTGATAATATTACTTTGATTTCAAGCTTGGATGTATAG
- a CDS encoding alpha/beta hydrolase, putative, with protein MLILKRLITTSCTLLDTSPKNYYKIITPATFETKKCESYNETHSSTTTTEITTTATTVAGTVNEDLTITHKTGRKIISTYKRSTHPTSVPLSKIFSNNFPLSINESFEDYKHRNNPLKFQHDLLSTLPFYPSLGPQQETEGRSSEVLKIEIDDEGNYINEFVIYPENYHPHIVPDEEYHHLIMIHGYGAGLGFFLKNFDDISNFPPNDTQNNNNTNKYIIHAIDLLGYGCSSRPNFYPQNLDQVENWFHDSFTTWLHKRKIPSDRTIVMAHSMGAYLMATLAINRNLKFCSKLLMVSPGAVIKHQNPVQVPRYFVKLWERNISPFTIVRKLGPLGSKIVSGWSSRRFDKLTRQEKKLLHKYSYGIFQSKGSGEYMLNYLLAPGADARHPLVDRGIDKITCDVSWWYGKEDWMDKKGGQICSDIINKKGQFKSDVKVIEDSGHHIYLDNIKRFNSMVLEEMKHLINK; from the coding sequence ATGCTAATATTAAAGAGATTGATAACTACTTCTTGCACTTTATTAGACACTTCTCCTAAAAACtattataaaataataaccCCAGCAACTTTTGAGACTAAAAAATGCGAATCATATAACGAAACCCACTCGTCAACCACTACGACTGAAATTACAACAACGGCAACAACAGTGGCAGGTACAGTTAATGAAGACTTGACAATAACACACAAAACtggaagaaaaattatatcCACTTATAAACGGTCGACTCATCCAACTTCGGTCCCATTATCGAAAATCTTCAGTAATAATTTCCCCTTGAGTATAAACGAATCATTTGAAGATTACAAGCATCGTAATAATCCGTTGAAATTTCAAcatgatttattatcaaccTTACCTTTTTATCCTTCACTTGGCCCACAACAAGAAACGGAAGGGAGATCGTCTGAAgtattaaaaattgaaatcgATGACGAAGGGAAttatattaatgaatttgtcATTTATCCTGAAAATTATCATCCACATATAGTACCTGATGAGGaatatcatcatttaataatgattcatGGATATGGAGCTGGGCTAGGatttttcttgaaaaattttgatgatatttcaaatttccCACCCAATGATAcccaaaacaacaacaacaccaataaatatattatccatgctattgatttattaggTTATGGATGTAGTTCTAGACCTAATTTTTATCCACAAAACTTGGATCAAGTGGAAAATTGGTTTCATGATTCATTTACAACTTGGCTCCACAAACGCAAAATCCCTAGCGATAGAACTATTGTTATGGCTCATTCCATGGGGGCATATCTTATGGCAACATTGGCGATTAATcgaaatttaaaattttgttcaaaattattaatggtATCTCCAGGAGCTGTAATCAAACATCAAAATCCAGTTCAAGTACCTCGATATTTTGTTAAATTATGGGAAAGAAATATTTCACCTTTTACTATTGTTCGGAAATTAGGTCCATTGGGTTCCAAAATCGTCAGCGGTTGGTCATCAAGACggtttgataaattgactagacaagaaaaaaaattactacATAAATATTCTTATGGAATTTTCCAAAGTAAAGGTTCTGGGGAATATatgttgaattatttgttaGCCCCTGGAGCCGATGCTCGGCATCCATTGGTTGATCGAGGTATAGATAAAATCACGTGTGATGTTTCTTGGTGGTATGGTAAAGAAGATTGGATGGATAAAAAAGGTGGACAAATTTGCAGtgatattattaacaaaaaGGGGCAATTCAAAAGTGATGTTAAAGTAATCGAAGATAGTGGCCATCATATTTATCTTGATAATATCAAAAGATTCAATTCTATGGTACTTGAAGAAATGAAACATTTAATCAACAAGTAA
- a CDS encoding nuclear envelope protein, putative (Similar to S. cerevisiae NDC1;~In S. cerevisiae: nuclear envelope protein with multiple putative transmembrane domains, required for nuclear pore complex assembly and spindle pole body duplication; required for meiosis II) — protein sequence MTSFDIEFTKVYNYQSLFNKVLNKRLKYVLNINLILSFILALIYEFMPTANSNSDTSHSIWQSIPVLICVKIPIIFCTLSIIRQVRKQFLIVEYSHHKTLGAQIYYSILSFQFLINWLGYFVSSWLIFGVVIFSTSKLKFNLSDYYILSKEYRQHPIINDQWVYYWYNPVFISFFYTCNQLIFQRQRLNFEIGHTRNKPQNYLFKHLPILLGNSLGLNLFVISLTPITYWLVKYYIYKSFILIILIFRLDSNIIPKNNTNWITYLQLSYLSFFIILSWEIVNHVFNVYSTIGCLDGNKPISSYSADPLNCLLSGLRDVDPNYQLSRLAAFQELAYLSTSSDKEALKLRLKIFSFRSKKSNAWSSLLEECALVIKETTDRINYRSTSDLNALKSLEITGLKGNINNYSNNKQNSDSLFGNSFINTSPIDKKSSELIKKYQSDTSSTTGAKKKSNKVQGFFSSIQLFVSQLFGNLQKTIGDTNQLQEKFTKSFNFKDYLQIYQNYKDKFLQTYIGVFFRITIKRDNESRIINPINFCNSVIAISNLLQYSIEEDKYVIISNDDVCKVLNLLEKPIRATTNYIDYLPASVYVPQNSQTKKHSCLMGKLHDLSMHEFYEICIRFNGKLNDLILTPRTYKLVKWVIDKEIAIQQEIQKQKHQKINLK from the coding sequence ATGACatcatttgatattgaGTTCACGAAGGTGtataattatcaatcacTTTTCAACAAAGTTTTGAACAAGCGTTTGAAATATGTTCTTAATATCAATCTAATATTGTCTTTCATTCTAGCATTAATATATGAATTTATGCCCACGGCGAATTCAAACTCGGATACCAGTCATTCCATTTGGCAAAGCATTCCTGTATTAATATGCGTTAAAATTCCAATCATTTTTTGCACTTTAAGTATAATTCGTCAAGTCCgtaaacaatttttgataGTTGAATATTCTCATCATAAAACATTGGGAGCACAAATctattattcaattttatcattccaatttttgatcaattggttAGGGTATTTTGTATCTAGTTGGCTAATATTCGGTGTGGTGATATTTTCCACCctgaaattaaaattcaacttgtcagattattatatattatccAAAGAGTATCGTCAACATCCGATAATTAACGATCAATGGgtttattattggtataATCCtgttttcatttcatttttttatacttgcaatcaattgatctttCAAAGACAACGtttgaattttgaaattgggCATACTAGAAATAAACCTCAAAACTATTTGTTCAAGCATCTCCCTATTTTGTTGGGTAATTCTTTGGGATTGAATTTGTTTGTGATATCGTTAACTCCTATAACTTATTGGTTAGtcaaatattatatttataaaagtTTCATTTTGATCATATTGATTTTCAGATTGGATAGTAATATTATCCCTAAGAATAATACTAATTGGATAACATATTTACAGTTGAGctatttatcatttttcattatcttGAGTTGGGAAATTGTCAATCATGTTTTCAATGTATATTCGACTATTGGATGTCTTGATGGAAATAAACCAATTTCAAGCTACAGTGCCGATCCactcaattgtttattatcaGGGTTACGTGATGTGGACCCGAACTATCAATTGAGTAGGTTGGCAGCTTTCCAAGAATTGGCATATTTATCAACTAGTTCAGATAAAGAGGCCCTCAAATTGcgtttgaaaatttttagttttcGTTCCAAGAAACTGAATGCTTGGTCTTCATTATTGGAAGAGTGTGCATTAGTAATAAAGGAAACTACTGATAGAATCAATTATCGAAGTACTAGTGATTTGAATGCATTAAAGAGTTTAGAGATTACTGGACTTAAAggcaatatcaataattacaGTAATAACAAACAGAATTCAGATAGCTTATTTGGGAACTCGTTTATTAATACTAGTCCTATTGATAAAAAGTCGCTGgaattaatcaaaaaatatcaatctGATACATCTTCCACTACTGGGgctaaaaagaaatccaaTAAAGTGCAAGGATTCttttcatcaattcaaCTTTTTGTCTCACAActttttggaaatttacaaaaaacaattggCGACACCAATCAATTGCAAGAAAAATTTACTAAACTGTTTAATTTCAAAGACTATTTGCAGATTTATCAGAACTACAAGGATAAATTCTTACAAACCTATATTGGGGTATTCTTCAGAATCACAATAAAAAGAGACAACGAATCAAGGATAATCAACCCCATCAATTTCTGCAACTCGGTTATTGCTATATCAAACTTGTTACAATATTCAATCGAAGAGGACAAATATGTTATAATTAGTAATGATGACGTTTGTaaagttttaaatttaCTTGAAAAACCAATCAGAGCTACAACAAActatattgattatttaccAGCATCGGTTTATGTGCCGCAAAATTCTCAAACTAAAAAACATAGCTGTTTGATGGGGAAATTACACGATTTGTCTATGCATGAATTCTATGAAATCTGTATTCGCTTTAATGggaaattgaatgatttgatattaaCACCAAGAACTTATAAATTGGTGAAATGGGTGattgataaagaaattgcTATTCAGcaagaaattcaaaaacaaaaacaccaaaagataaatttaaaatga
- a CDS encoding DNA repair protein, putative (Similar to S. cerevisiae MUS81;~In S. cerevisiae: helix-hairpin-helix protein, involved in DNA repair and replication fork stability) codes for MSVVNDDFKPLLIEWVEEEAINATRRGSKMVDLYNKILFQLRQYQLPICDLKTLKSIKYVGDKTANQLRKRIAKHCKEKELTLPRGFMDVAEKHRLDLEESNLSSSTSTTKNTNKRAKASGNSKSKYVPKHRSGGFAILIALYLYDKDRNGMTKERIIAGATPYCDRSFSNNAASKEFYSAWSSTKTLENHNLISTTGRSPKIYFLTDEGVSLAQQLKTAIGLSSPAQGNNMDDRNLIIEQSFDNGVRLDTSFELSSPAGRAMLSSSPIRRISNPAHSNRTIQKILEKELRSSEPSPSSQHDAGNRIYDGIKYEVWRKEDYEVIVYMDNREIRSRADRDHFQNRLQTLGVKCEVKPLSSGDVLWVGRNTSTGTEAVLNYLCERKRLDDLYDSIKDGRFQEQKNRMKKTGLKHCYYLVEDMVSYQDKVSNLMDSIQSSLTQTMTTARLYLRRFKDIDETTAFIASNTKVIETFKSDLIVIKPQDIKNQQDYLDILLKFRNKFEKTQPHQDKPDYECVQLFSRFQDMLGKTNQMTVKEMFILMLMTIRGVSLEKAVVIQNRFPTPKSLLEYYHTEHATTEANVKRDLMMNEFKDQIGNKKIGKALSEKIYNVWGKP; via the coding sequence ATGTCCGTTGTGAATGACGATTTTAAACCATTACTCATAGAATGggttgaagaagaagccaTAAATGCTACGAGAAGAGGATCAAAAATGGTCGATCTATATaacaaaattttatttcaaCTACGACAATACCAACTTCCCATATgtgatttgaaaacattGAAACTGATCAAATACGTAGGTGATAAAACTGCAAATCAATTAAGAAAGAGGATTGCTAAACATTGTaaagaaaaggaattgACATTACCTCGAGGGTTTATGGATGTCGCAGAAAAGCATCGTTTAGACTTGGAAGAATCCAACCTTTCACTGTCAACTTCAACCACtaaaaatacaaacaaaCGAGCTAAAGCTTCTGGCAATagtaaatcaaaatatgtTCCCAAACATAGATCAGGAGGGTTTGCCATATTAATTGCATTGTATCTTTATGATAAAGACCGAAACGGAATGACCAAAGAACGAATAATTGCCGGAGCCACCCCGTATTGTGATCGTTCATTCAGTAACAATGCCGCTTCCAAGGAATTTTATTCTGCATGGAGCTCTACTAAAACATTAGAGAAccataatttgatttcaaccACTGGAAGATCCCccaaaatttattttttgacTGACGAAGGGGTATCGTTGGCACAACAATTGAAGACTGCTATTGGGCTATCATCCCCTGCTCAAGGTAATAATATGGATGATagaaatttgataatagaGCAGTCATTTGATAATGGAGTTCGACTTGATACAAGTtttgaattatcatcaccagCAGGGCGTGCAATGTTGAGTAGTTCGCCAATAAGGAGAATAAGCAATCCTGCTCACAGTAATAGAACCATTCAAAAGATATTAGAAAAGGAATTACGAAGTAGTGAACCCCTGCCATCCCTGCAACATGATGCTGGTAATAGAATTTATGATGGCATCAAGTATGAAGTCTGGAGAAAGGAAGATTATGAAGTAATAGTCTATATGGACAACCGGGAAATTAGATCACGAGCTGACAGAGACCATTTTCAAAACAGATTACAAACACTTGGAGTCAAATGTGAGGTCAAACCATTATCTTCGGGAGATGTATTATGGGTTGGTAGAAACACAAGCACAGGCACTGAAGCTGTATTGAATTATCTTTGTGAAAGGAAGAGACTTGACGATTTATATGATTCAATAAAAGATGGACGGTTCCAGGAGCAAAAGAATAGAATGAAGAAAACCGGTCTCAAGCATTGTTATTATCTTGTTGAAGATATGGTTAGTTATCAAGACAAAGTATCTAACTTGATGGATAGCATACAATCTTCCTTAACCCAAACAATGACCACAGCAAGATTATATTTGAGACGGTTtaaagatattgatgaaacaaCAGCATTTATTGCCTCTAACACTAAAGTAATTGAAACCTTTAAATCAGACTTGATTGTCATCAAGCCTCAAGATATCAAAAACCAACAAGATTATTTAGATATCCTTTTAAAATTTAGAAACaagtttgaaaaaacaCAACCCCACCAAGATAAACCAGACTATGAATGTgttcaattgttttcacGCTTTCAAGATATGTTGGGTAAAACAAACCAAATGACTGTAAAGGAAATGTTTatattgatgttgatgacaATTAGAGGAGTATCTTTAGAAAAGGCAGTGGTCATACAAAATCGATTCCCAACACCAAAGAGTTTACTTGAGTATTATCATACAGAGCATGCTACTACCGAAGCGAATGTTAAAAGAGACTTGATGATGAACGAGTTTAAAGATCaaattggtaataaaaaaattggtaaaGCTTTACTGGAAAAGATTTATAATGTTTGGGGCAAACCTTGA